A genomic region of Persephonella marina EX-H1 contains the following coding sequences:
- the miaA gene encoding tRNA (adenosine(37)-N6)-dimethylallyltransferase MiaA: MEKILVITGVTATGKTDLSIELAKRLDGEIVSADSMMVYRYMDIGTAKPSKEEMEEVPHHLIDVVDPSYDFSVKDFIELSQESIKDIVGRGKLPIVVGGTWLYIQSLLYGLTDAPEGDWKIREQLYRRDTEDLYNELQNVDREYAEKIHPNDKRRIVRALEVYYISKKPFSYFINRHKFRENRYDFVGFVLEREREELMERIEKRVDRMFEQGLVDEVRKLLDMGYENAITSKQAIGYKEVLPYLEGEISLEQAREEIIRNTKDFAKRQIRTFRSKFRDGEKWERLNISNYTNGELLYKIIEKYKS; this comes from the coding sequence ATGGAAAAAATTTTAGTGATAACAGGTGTCACAGCAACAGGTAAGACAGATCTATCTATTGAGCTTGCGAAGAGACTTGATGGTGAGATCGTTAGTGCTGACTCTATGATGGTTTACAGGTATATGGACATCGGGACAGCAAAGCCTTCTAAAGAGGAGATGGAGGAAGTCCCGCACCATCTTATAGATGTTGTGGATCCATCTTACGATTTCTCAGTTAAGGATTTTATAGAGCTTTCTCAAGAAAGCATTAAAGATATTGTTGGAAGAGGAAAACTTCCTATAGTTGTTGGTGGGACATGGCTTTATATCCAGTCATTACTTTACGGACTGACGGATGCACCAGAAGGAGACTGGAAGATAAGGGAACAGCTTTACAGAAGGGACACGGAAGATCTTTACAACGAACTACAGAATGTTGATAGGGAGTATGCTGAGAAGATACACCCAAATGACAAGAGAAGAATAGTCAGAGCCCTTGAGGTTTACTATATCTCAAAAAAGCCTTTCTCCTACTTTATAAACAGACATAAGTTCAGAGAGAACAGATATGATTTTGTAGGTTTTGTACTTGAAAGGGAAAGGGAAGAACTTATGGAGAGGATAGAAAAGAGGGTTGACAGGATGTTTGAACAGGGTCTTGTTGATGAGGTGAGAAAGCTTTTAGATATGGGATATGAGAATGCCATAACATCAAAACAGGCTATAGGCTACAAAGAGGTTTTGCCGTATCTTGAGGGAGAGATATCTCTTGAACAGGCAAGGGAAGAAATTATCAGGAATACAAAGGATTTTGCCAAAAGACAGATCAGAACGTTCAGATCAAAATTCAGGGATGGTGAAAAGTGGGAAAGGTTAAATATATCTAACTATACAAACGGTGAACTTTTATATAAAATTATAGAAAAATATAAAAGTTAA
- the hisB gene encoding imidazoleglycerol-phosphate dehydratase HisB yields MRKASIKRETKETQIELSLNLDGSGKYSIDTPVGFLNHMLETFSKHSLIDLEVLASGDVHVSHHHTVEDVGIVLGMAVKEALGDKKGIRRFGYAIVPMDEALSLCSIDISGRPLLFYDDLGLRGKITNFDFELMEEFFKGFTLYSGITVHLKALSGKNLHHIAESLTKSLAVALRQAIEIDPRRKDTPSTKGSL; encoded by the coding sequence ATGAGAAAAGCTTCAATAAAAAGGGAAACTAAGGAAACACAGATAGAGCTGAGTTTGAACCTTGACGGTTCTGGTAAGTACAGTATAGATACTCCTGTTGGATTTTTAAATCATATGCTTGAGACATTCTCAAAACATTCACTTATAGATCTGGAAGTTTTAGCTTCAGGTGATGTTCATGTAAGCCACCACCATACCGTAGAGGATGTTGGGATCGTTCTCGGCATGGCTGTCAAAGAGGCTTTAGGTGACAAGAAAGGTATAAGAAGATTTGGATATGCTATAGTACCTATGGATGAAGCTCTATCCCTTTGCTCTATAGATATATCTGGCAGACCTCTACTTTTTTATGATGATCTTGGCCTTAGAGGCAAAATAACAAACTTTGATTTTGAGCTTATGGAGGAGTTCTTTAAAGGGTTCACCCTTTACTCAGGTATAACAGTTCATCTTAAAGCTCTTTCAGGGAAAAACCTCCACCACATTGCAGAAAGTCTTACAAAATCACTTGCTGTTGCTTTAAGACAGGCTATAGAGATAGATCCAAGAAGAAAAGACACACCTTCCACTAAAGGAAGTTTATAA
- a CDS encoding DHH family phosphoesterase, whose amino-acid sequence MEEKVVCIYHKNCTDGTVSAAVLMKKYPKCKAFPLEHGYKPEDFQEILDQVDSDTVVYITDFSLRKEDNLKLIEKAKKVINIDHHIGIKDQLKQLSEENAKFEFYFDNDHSGASLTYMYLFGEDIPKLIKLVEDKDIWKWRYGDETKYANAYLILLTNKPEEVKELIDGDINDILEKGKIVSQFIDYLINRFVEKSEETFLQIGSYKVKGYNTGLFQSEIGNILSEKYGEAVVLFNISGYNVKLSFRSCEGQEPSALELAKILGGGGHRNAAGALIPLKQFFSMVIFQDGGEK is encoded by the coding sequence ATGGAAGAAAAGGTTGTATGTATATACCATAAAAACTGTACCGATGGAACTGTGTCCGCTGCTGTCTTAATGAAAAAATATCCGAAATGTAAAGCCTTCCCTCTTGAACATGGATACAAACCTGAGGATTTTCAGGAAATCCTTGACCAGGTTGATAGCGACACTGTCGTTTATATAACTGATTTTTCTCTGAGAAAAGAAGACAATTTGAAACTTATAGAAAAAGCTAAAAAGGTCATAAATATTGATCATCATATAGGTATTAAAGATCAGTTAAAACAGTTATCAGAAGAAAATGCTAAGTTTGAGTTCTATTTTGACAACGATCACTCAGGAGCTTCCTTAACTTACATGTATTTATTTGGAGAGGATATTCCAAAACTTATAAAACTCGTTGAGGATAAAGATATATGGAAATGGAGATACGGAGATGAAACAAAATATGCAAATGCATATCTGATCCTGCTGACAAACAAACCTGAAGAGGTAAAAGAACTTATAGACGGAGATATTAACGATATTCTTGAAAAAGGAAAGATAGTATCCCAGTTCATAGATTATCTTATAAATAGATTTGTAGAAAAATCAGAGGAAACATTTCTCCAGATAGGAAGTTATAAAGTAAAAGGTTATAATACTGGACTGTTCCAGTCAGAGATAGGAAATATCCTGTCAGAAAAATACGGAGAGGCTGTGGTATTGTTCAATATATCAGGTTATAATGTGAAATTGAGTTTCAGGAGCTGTGAGGGACAGGAACCTTCAGCTCTTGAGCTTGCAAAGATATTAGGTGGCGGTGGTCATAGAAATGCCGCAGGAGCTTTAATACCATTAAAACAGTTTTTCAGTATGGTAATTTTTCAAGACGGAGGAGAGAAATGA
- a CDS encoding ATP-binding protein, with the protein MKISEEKECPLCKGLGWIQDKNGVKKCTCMYSLLTENIFRRMNIPKRYQDKELSNFIINKAYKHDLIISKVEEYINSDDYLEGKGIFFVGPPGVGKTHLAVSILKEFFRRRKIVGLFYDTRSLLFDLKATFDGSASGREILEEVVKTPILVLDDLGSERLSEWARDILHYIIINRYNELRPVIITSNIEIKAKKVENDVKETLEERMGGAIASRLSEMCQIITVKGQDMRTSKLIQLQHKK; encoded by the coding sequence ATGAAAATATCAGAAGAAAAAGAATGCCCTCTGTGTAAAGGATTAGGATGGATACAGGATAAAAACGGTGTAAAAAAATGCACCTGTATGTACTCTCTCCTCACAGAAAACATATTCAGAAGAATGAATATCCCGAAGAGATATCAGGACAAGGAACTATCAAATTTTATTATAAACAAGGCATATAAACATGATCTTATAATCAGCAAAGTTGAGGAGTATATTAACTCGGACGACTATTTAGAAGGAAAAGGTATATTTTTCGTCGGACCTCCAGGTGTAGGTAAAACACATCTTGCTGTAAGTATTCTTAAGGAGTTTTTCAGAAGGAGAAAGATTGTTGGCCTTTTTTACGATACACGTTCACTCCTTTTTGATCTTAAAGCAACATTTGATGGATCAGCATCAGGAAGGGAGATACTTGAGGAGGTTGTGAAAACACCTATTCTTGTTCTTGATGATCTTGGTTCTGAAAGACTTTCAGAATGGGCTAGAGACATACTACACTACATAATAATAAACAGGTATAATGAGCTGAGACCTGTTATAATAACCTCTAACATAGAGATAAAGGCAAAAAAAGTTGAGAATGATGTTAAAGAAACACTTGAAGAAAGAATGGGAGGAGCAATAGCCTCAAGACTGTCAGAGATGTGTCAGATAATAACGGTAAAAGGGCAAGACATGAGAACCTCAAAGCTAATACAGCTCCAGCATAAGAAATGA
- the hfq gene encoding RNA chaperone Hfq encodes MNIQDELLEELKEEGKEVTIYLIRGTRITGKIVGADQFTILLDVNGEKQLIYKHAISTIVAET; translated from the coding sequence ATGAACATACAGGATGAACTTCTTGAAGAACTGAAAGAAGAAGGAAAAGAAGTTACAATCTATCTTATCAGAGGAACAAGAATAACAGGAAAGATCGTCGGTGCTGATCAGTTTACAATCTTACTTGATGTAAATGGTGAGAAACAGCTTATCTACAAACACGCTATAAGCACAATAGTTGCAGAAACCTGA
- a CDS encoding DeoR family transcriptional regulator → MSRKEKILEILREKKEVTVKELSNIFKVSEMTIYRDIKELEKEGEIKRKHGSVLLNTKENRETLTVDTCPICEKPITRSHPYKIIVENTKVIEACCEHCGLLLHQKYADKEVSAITYDFITENPISALNAFFVVGSSAVPCCSPSVIPFASREDAEKFQKGFGGKVMTFVEAYNEITNKMNINIKSCCAPQQNVTFKLDDLK, encoded by the coding sequence ATGAGCAGAAAAGAAAAGATTCTTGAAATATTAAGGGAGAAAAAAGAGGTTACCGTAAAGGAGCTGAGCAATATATTTAAAGTTTCCGAGATGACGATATACAGGGATATAAAGGAGCTTGAAAAGGAAGGAGAGATAAAGAGAAAACATGGCTCTGTTTTACTGAACACTAAAGAAAACAGGGAAACACTCACGGTTGACACATGTCCAATATGTGAAAAGCCTATTACAAGATCTCATCCTTACAAGATAATAGTAGAAAACACAAAAGTTATAGAGGCATGCTGTGAACACTGCGGACTTCTCTTACACCAGAAATACGCAGATAAAGAGGTCTCAGCAATAACCTACGACTTCATAACAGAAAACCCTATAAGTGCCTTAAACGCATTCTTTGTTGTTGGTAGCTCTGCTGTTCCATGCTGCAGTCCAAGTGTTATACCCTTCGCATCAAGGGAAGATGCAGAGAAATTCCAGAAAGGATTTGGTGGAAAGGTTATGACATTCGTTGAGGCATACAATGAGATAACAAACAAGATGAATATAAATATAAAAAGCTGCTGTGCTCCCCAGCAGAATGTAACATTTAAACTTGACGACCTAAAATAA
- a CDS encoding sulfurtransferase TusA family protein, with protein sequence MQVKEKENVETTVDTRGLFCPLPLTIVSKKLKEIPEGKRLKVLADDKAFKKDVKFWCQETGNKLIDFKEVDGHYEAIIERGKGFHGEGLWEKIKFISLGIKLHIIQHILDLLPSKKPKYLITFVSIAEGLRADKWLKERGIDDYVLLPVPDEIYPHCGLVFGLRSKEKAVEIFNTLKENKFAVEDIHIVDRDKKYPVLQI encoded by the coding sequence ATGCAAGTAAAAGAGAAGGAAAATGTTGAGACAACAGTTGATACAAGGGGTCTTTTCTGTCCACTCCCATTAACTATAGTCTCTAAAAAGCTTAAGGAGATCCCTGAAGGAAAAAGGCTTAAAGTTCTAGCAGATGATAAAGCATTTAAAAAGGATGTAAAGTTCTGGTGTCAGGAGACGGGGAACAAGCTTATAGATTTTAAAGAGGTTGATGGACATTACGAGGCTATTATAGAAAGGGGTAAAGGTTTCCACGGTGAGGGATTGTGGGAGAAGATAAAGTTTATATCACTCGGTATAAAGCTTCATATAATACAGCATATACTTGATCTTCTGCCGTCAAAGAAACCTAAATACCTTATAACTTTCGTTTCTATAGCTGAAGGTCTGAGAGCTGATAAATGGCTGAAGGAAAGGGGAATAGATGATTATGTTCTTCTCCCTGTTCCAGATGAGATATACCCCCACTGTGGACTTGTTTTCGGTCTTAGAAGCAAGGAAAAGGCTGTTGAGATATTCAACACATTAAAAGAGAACAAGTTTGCAGTTGAGGATATACATATAGTTGACAGGGATAAAAAGTACCCTGTTCTACAGATATAG
- a CDS encoding YlqF/YawG family GTPase, with protein MEKPREWLREKSIAKKILSKSDVIFEVIDARIPFETRNSVVEKLAKERNKRLFIIMNKVDLVPESFAKKVKKEIEKEVPVILFSAHKSTGKREIENLIRKLSKENRLIKIGVLGYPNVGKSSVINKLKGKKVATTSPKPGMTRGEQLVKLAPNVFLIDTPGIITLEFQEDLALKGSWIPEKLEQPVEIAQKLIKKIQEKRPEAIKESYGVEPSQDPYETLKRIGERLNYRVSGGEVDIDRTAKKVLWDWIKGNIKAYWI; from the coding sequence ATGGAAAAACCAAGGGAATGGCTCAGGGAAAAAAGTATCGCAAAAAAGATACTCTCAAAGTCAGATGTTATATTTGAGGTTATTGATGCGAGGATACCTTTTGAGACAAGGAACAGTGTTGTTGAGAAATTAGCTAAAGAAAGAAACAAGAGACTGTTTATTATAATGAACAAGGTTGATCTCGTTCCGGAAAGTTTTGCAAAAAAGGTTAAAAAGGAGATAGAAAAGGAAGTACCTGTTATACTTTTCTCAGCACATAAAAGCACAGGTAAAAGGGAGATAGAAAATCTTATAAGGAAGCTTTCTAAAGAGAACAGACTGATAAAGATAGGTGTTCTTGGATATCCAAATGTTGGCAAATCATCAGTTATAAATAAGCTTAAAGGAAAAAAGGTGGCAACAACATCACCAAAACCCGGCATGACAAGAGGAGAACAGCTTGTTAAACTTGCACCAAACGTTTTTCTTATAGACACACCAGGGATAATAACACTTGAGTTTCAGGAAGATCTTGCATTAAAAGGCTCATGGATACCTGAGAAACTGGAACAGCCTGTTGAGATAGCACAGAAGCTCATAAAGAAAATTCAGGAGAAGAGACCTGAGGCGATAAAGGAAAGTTACGGCGTTGAACCTTCTCAGGATCCTTACGAAACTCTTAAAAGGATAGGAGAGAGACTGAACTACAGAGTTTCAGGTGGTGAGGTTGATATTGACAGGACAGCAAAGAAAGTTCTGTGGGACTGGATTAAAGGAAATATAAAGGCTTACTGGATATAG
- a CDS encoding LPS-assembly protein LptD, with the protein MKKKLTTILTLIYICFFSVYGQSQNIPVSIEADRIERDLSGRLIAEGNVVVHYRDYTLYADRIIYDQEKDIINLERNIRIKAKNFDLMGEKGWWNVKDETGEIYRIHGIMYGKYYVKARSLKKKGDRFYFKKGEFSLCPFDQYDWYFKSSSGSIKENDKLLAYNLTFRFCKIPLLYTPIFYYPTGSRQSGFLIPIIGQDTYNDFTLKIPFYLVTGRSSDLTFTFDYRNNQGQGLDVEYRYRFSRYSMFRGDIFYFKEKGKGFWWEGRDISPLKNRWRLYGNTRFKWEDFKVFFNIEIPSDPYFYEDFYNTSTLYKRYRSYTKSQLLAIYEDKDYSVELNFDFLYDLSKPTNEETLQRLPELRFYLKKRNLWEKVPLYFDFLSVNTNFYREKGDTGIRSDNLFNLSLYTNFMKVSNILELHQRTTVYVGLKDMNKGNAIRNLFHIRNITRMVEYRKYNRFTHSIIPQITFNYISKVKQDDLPYFDRDDRIPSVKDVDISLFNILNFNSNDFLRWEIGTGYTFLDQYYVGDKQYKGNVKPAKNSLYFKIDGITGENTLFYDFDRNQITRSISSLVIPFYGLFTYSVAHTFDKGSDTRSLHQISNTVSFSIRNISFRGTILNNLKDGYVQQKRVGIVLNRKCWSLTFTYIEDYKKTTGKTYQTYYLTLNILDIRYNLPFLMSKPQ; encoded by the coding sequence TTGAAAAAAAAGTTAACAACTATTTTAACACTCATATATATATGCTTTTTTTCAGTTTATGGGCAGTCCCAGAATATTCCCGTTTCAATAGAGGCTGACAGGATAGAGAGGGATCTGTCAGGAAGACTTATAGCAGAAGGTAATGTTGTTGTCCATTACAGGGATTACACACTTTATGCTGACAGGATCATATACGACCAGGAGAAGGACATCATAAATCTTGAGAGAAATATAAGAATTAAAGCGAAAAACTTTGATCTGATGGGTGAGAAGGGATGGTGGAATGTAAAGGATGAGACAGGTGAGATATACAGGATCCACGGTATTATGTATGGTAAGTACTATGTCAAAGCAAGATCTTTAAAAAAGAAGGGAGACCGTTTTTATTTTAAAAAAGGTGAGTTCTCACTCTGTCCTTTTGATCAGTACGACTGGTATTTTAAATCCTCAAGTGGAAGTATAAAGGAGAATGATAAACTCCTTGCTTACAATCTCACATTCAGGTTCTGTAAGATACCACTTCTTTACACACCTATATTTTACTACCCTACAGGTTCAAGACAGTCTGGATTTCTGATCCCTATCATAGGTCAGGATACATACAACGATTTTACGCTGAAGATCCCTTTTTACCTTGTTACAGGAAGAAGCTCAGATCTCACATTCACATTTGATTACAGGAACAATCAGGGACAGGGACTTGATGTTGAGTACAGGTATAGATTCAGCAGATACAGTATGTTCAGAGGTGATATCTTTTACTTTAAGGAGAAGGGAAAGGGCTTCTGGTGGGAAGGGAGAGATATATCCCCTTTAAAAAATAGATGGAGATTATACGGAAATACAAGGTTTAAATGGGAAGATTTTAAGGTTTTCTTCAATATTGAGATACCAAGCGATCCTTACTTTTATGAGGATTTTTACAACACATCAACACTTTACAAAAGGTACAGATCTTATACAAAATCACAGCTTCTTGCTATATATGAGGATAAGGATTACTCAGTAGAGCTAAACTTTGATTTTCTTTATGATCTTAGTAAGCCTACAAATGAGGAGACACTTCAAAGACTTCCAGAACTTAGATTCTATCTGAAGAAAAGAAATCTGTGGGAAAAAGTTCCACTTTACTTTGATTTCCTGTCTGTGAACACAAACTTTTACAGAGAGAAGGGAGATACAGGCATAAGGAGTGACAACCTTTTTAATCTCTCTCTTTACACAAACTTTATGAAGGTCTCAAACATACTTGAACTTCACCAGAGAACAACAGTTTATGTTGGCCTTAAGGATATGAACAAAGGTAATGCTATAAGAAATCTTTTCCATATAAGAAATATAACAAGAATGGTTGAGTACAGGAAGTATAATAGATTCACACACAGCATCATCCCACAGATAACATTCAACTATATATCAAAGGTGAAACAGGATGATCTTCCATACTTTGACAGGGATGACAGGATACCATCAGTAAAGGATGTTGATATATCACTGTTTAATATTCTGAATTTCAACAGTAACGATTTTTTAAGATGGGAGATAGGAACAGGGTATACATTTCTGGATCAGTATTATGTAGGAGATAAGCAGTATAAGGGAAATGTTAAACCTGCAAAGAACAGTCTTTACTTTAAAATTGATGGTATCACAGGTGAGAACACTCTCTTTTATGATTTTGACAGAAACCAGATAACAAGATCAATCTCTTCCCTTGTAATACCTTTTTATGGGCTTTTTACCTATTCTGTAGCACACACTTTTGATAAAGGTTCAGATACAAGATCATTACACCAGATCAGTAATACGGTCTCTTTCAGTATAAGAAATATCAGTTTCAGAGGGACTATCCTTAATAACCTTAAAGACGGTTATGTCCAGCAGAAAAGGGTCGGGATAGTTTTAAACAGAAAATGCTGGAGTCTAACATTTACATACATTGAGGATTACAAAAAAACAACAGGAAAAACATACCAGACATACTACCTGACGCTGAATATACTTGATATAAGGTACAATCTTCCTTTCCTGATGTCTAAGCCTCAGTAG
- a CDS encoding IclR family transcriptional regulator, protein MKKKGTKTSIEKALDLIEALKENDNLGVTELSNILGLNKNNVFRLLATLEVKGLIEQDQETGHYRLGMKFLHLEHSYIKHLSFLKKARGTLRELRNEIGETVYISILHENSVIYLYAEESKKPVIVTSRIAKRYKAEDTAAGRTLIRSKKEKGFVVDYDMEKSEPEVSELATVIRDETGSPVAAISIVAPSYRLNQTQLEFYKVKLVKAAKKITEKLSATEA, encoded by the coding sequence ATGAAAAAAAAAGGAACAAAAACATCTATAGAAAAAGCACTTGATCTAATAGAGGCGTTAAAGGAGAATGACAATCTTGGTGTTACAGAGCTGAGTAATATATTGGGCTTGAACAAGAACAATGTGTTCAGACTACTTGCCACACTTGAGGTTAAAGGGCTTATAGAGCAGGATCAGGAAACGGGACATTACAGACTTGGTATGAAATTCCTGCATTTAGAACACTCATACATAAAACATCTATCATTTCTCAAAAAAGCGAGAGGAACTTTAAGGGAGCTCAGAAACGAGATAGGTGAGACGGTTTATATATCAATACTTCATGAGAACAGTGTTATATACCTTTATGCTGAAGAGAGTAAAAAACCAGTTATCGTAACATCAAGAATAGCAAAAAGGTATAAAGCTGAAGATACGGCAGCAGGAAGAACGCTTATAAGATCAAAAAAGGAAAAAGGTTTTGTTGTTGATTACGATATGGAAAAAAGCGAACCTGAGGTTAGTGAGCTTGCAACTGTAATAAGGGATGAAACAGGCTCACCTGTTGCTGCAATCTCTATAGTGGCACCTTCTTACAGATTAAACCAGACACAGCTTGAGTTTTACAAAGTAAAACTTGTAAAAGCAGCAAAAAAGATAACTGAAAAGCTCTCAGCTACTGAGGCTTAG
- the hflX gene encoding GTPase HflX — MRCILVGIKTKEKKDKELKQSLSELEGLVEAVEGVTLGKLYQKKDIPDPSTFIGKGKVKQLKELIEGTKADTVVFDADLTPVQITNIEKITQANVLDRTDLILQIFSQRAKTRQAKLQVELATLQHELPRVYGQKGKALSRIGGGMKTKGAGEKIGEIKVRTIKDRISKIKKELEKIKKQRYQQRKWRNKDPNILKVSLVGYTNAGKSTLLKKLTKRDTFVSDQLFATLDTKTSYIAFPDIGKKVLITDTVGFVKNMPKELMDAFMATLEELEDADLILHVIDISDENWVEKMEAVEDILKKINVSDKPLVVVLNKIDKLVPSPEYIEEADHTMLTGDRETVVISTEKGWNIDKLHNILRKYALRKDTVSVGG; from the coding sequence ATGAGATGCATTTTAGTAGGTATAAAAACCAAGGAAAAGAAAGATAAAGAGTTAAAACAGTCTTTATCAGAACTTGAAGGGCTTGTAGAGGCTGTAGAGGGCGTAACCTTAGGAAAACTATACCAGAAAAAGGATATTCCGGATCCTTCTACCTTTATAGGAAAGGGGAAGGTAAAACAGCTTAAAGAGCTTATAGAGGGTACAAAGGCTGATACCGTTGTATTTGATGCCGATCTGACTCCTGTCCAGATAACAAATATTGAGAAGATAACACAGGCAAATGTTCTTGACAGAACTGATCTTATTCTCCAGATATTCTCACAGAGGGCAAAAACAAGACAGGCTAAACTTCAGGTTGAGCTTGCCACACTCCAGCATGAGCTTCCACGTGTTTACGGTCAGAAAGGAAAAGCTCTCTCCCGTATAGGTGGAGGTATGAAAACAAAGGGGGCAGGTGAAAAGATAGGTGAGATAAAGGTAAGAACGATAAAGGATAGAATATCAAAGATAAAGAAAGAGCTTGAAAAGATTAAAAAACAGCGTTACCAGCAGAGAAAATGGAGAAATAAGGATCCTAACATCCTGAAAGTCTCTCTCGTTGGTTACACAAACGCTGGAAAATCAACTCTTCTTAAAAAACTCACAAAAAGGGATACCTTTGTATCTGATCAGCTTTTCGCAACACTTGATACGAAAACATCATACATAGCATTTCCTGATATAGGTAAAAAGGTTCTCATCACAGATACAGTCGGTTTTGTAAAAAATATGCCTAAGGAACTGATGGACGCATTTATGGCGACACTTGAAGAGCTTGAGGATGCAGACCTTATTCTCCACGTTATAGATATATCTGATGAAAACTGGGTTGAAAAGATGGAAGCCGTTGAGGATATATTGAAAAAGATCAATGTGTCTGATAAACCTTTGGTGGTAGTATTAAACAAGATAGATAAGCTTGTTCCTTCTCCTGAGTATATAGAAGAGGCAGATCACACAATGCTTACAGGAGATAGGGAAACTGTGGTAATATCAACAGAAAAGGGCTGGAATATTGATAAACTGCATAATATACTAAGAAAGTATGCATTGAGAAAAGATACCGTTTCTGTAGGAGGTTGA
- a CDS encoding TetR/AcrR family transcriptional regulator, with the protein MINIEDFEKLPTREKIIRVSADIIVKEGLKKFTAKNIADRLNITDAAIFKHFGSMDDIILEIIERYVSECSKSAEEATKKGENVKEKLEHVLRAHIRVLEETRGAVPVLCFEFSRTEEKKFHEILLKFLNSYKERISALVREGQKEGCIRPELDPEDTAMLFIGLIQAKVFAYIMSGKEGPIIENPDIFISEVFYGIMTR; encoded by the coding sequence ATGATAAACATAGAAGATTTTGAAAAGCTTCCTACCAGAGAAAAAATCATTAGGGTAAGTGCAGATATAATAGTCAAGGAAGGTCTTAAAAAGTTTACGGCAAAAAATATAGCAGACAGACTTAATATTACGGATGCTGCTATATTCAAACATTTTGGTTCAATGGATGACATCATACTTGAGATAATAGAAAGATATGTTTCCGAATGTTCAAAAAGTGCAGAGGAAGCAACAAAAAAAGGTGAAAATGTTAAAGAGAAGTTAGAACATGTTCTGAGAGCTCATATAAGAGTTCTTGAAGAGACAAGAGGTGCTGTTCCTGTTTTATGCTTTGAGTTTTCAAGAACAGAAGAAAAAAAGTTCCACGAGATCCTCTTAAAGTTTTTAAACAGTTATAAAGAAAGGATTTCAGCTCTTGTAAGAGAAGGTCAGAAGGAAGGATGTATAAGGCCCGAGCTTGATCCAGAGGATACAGCTATGCTTTTTATAGGTCTTATTCAGGCAAAGGTTTTTGCTTACATAATGAGTGGGAAAGAAGGTCCTATAATAGAAAATCCTGATATATTTATATCAGAAGTATTCTACGGTATTATGACAAGATGA
- a CDS encoding histidine triad nucleotide-binding protein: MSECVFCKIVNKEIPADIVYEDDLILAFKDIAPQAKVHVLIIPKEHIPNNLYLEGRHKPVVGHIILKVNEIAKQLGIAETGFRLIVNSGKDSGQEVYHLHWHLLGGEPLGRLICK; this comes from the coding sequence ATGTCAGAATGTGTTTTCTGTAAGATAGTTAATAAAGAGATACCGGCAGATATAGTTTATGAAGATGATCTTATATTGGCATTTAAAGATATCGCTCCTCAGGCAAAGGTTCATGTACTCATTATTCCTAAGGAACATATACCTAACAATCTTTACCTTGAGGGAAGGCATAAACCTGTTGTTGGCCACATCATACTTAAGGTAAATGAGATAGCGAAACAGCTCGGAATAGCTGAAACAGGTTTCAGACTGATTGTTAATTCAGGTAAGGACTCAGGACAGGAAGTTTACCATTTACACTGGCATTTACTTGGTGGAGAACCTTTAGGGAGGCTCATATGCAAGTAA